The following coding sequences are from one Anolis sagrei isolate rAnoSag1 chromosome 6, rAnoSag1.mat, whole genome shotgun sequence window:
- the LOC137097304 gene encoding paired immunoglobulin-like type 2 receptor alpha, with translation MERRKEDACGVCAGVYELWQPCEVQAEVSGSVVLPCTFRHSWGPTLKAQVSWHAGYFRSNIVVFNKTEMGSVPVQANFSGRASLEGDPLSGDASLRIVDLRQSDSSRYFCRVDVWTEKHGWKVWQGINGTRLNVTAMGRKDPTAAPPTSSPLGLALGVGAAVLMALALLGLGVFLARRRGYCRRPPPGRSSQTVEKDEPRGAGHEYAEVAAKGSKAPPPSAPEDPHLCYAALTLSEAGRQGEVRPPPSETMYAAIRT, from the exons atggaaaggaggaaggaag ATGCATGCGGGGTTTGTGCGGGTGTGTACGAGCTCTGGCAGCCCTGCGAAGTCCAGGCAGAGGTCTCGGGGTCGGTGGTCCTGCCTTGCACTTTCCGCCACTCCTGGGGTCCCACGTTGAAGGCCCAGGTCTCGTGGCACGCAGGCTACTTCCGGAGCAACATCGTGGTCTTCAATAAGACGGAGATGGGAAGCGTTCCGGTCCAGGCCAACTTCTCCGGGAGGGCCTCGTTGGAGGGCGACCCCCTGTCCGGAGACGCCTCCCTCCGCATCGTGGACCTGCGCCAATCCGACTCCAGCCGCTACTTCTGCCGCGTCGACGTTTGGACGGAGAAACACGGGTGGAAGGTCTGGCAGGGCATCAACGGCACCCGCCTCAACGTCACCGCCATGG GAAGGAAGGACCCGACGGCGGCGCCCCCCACCAGCAGCCCCCTCGGCCTCGCGTTGGGGGTGGGCGCAGCAGTCCTGATGGCGTTGGCTCTGCTGGGCCTGGGGGTCTTCCTCGCCCGGAGAAGAG gTTACTGCCGAAGACCCCCACCAGGAAG aagcagCCAAACCGTGGAGAAGGACGAGCCCCGTGGGGCAGGTCATGAGTACGCGGAGGTGGCCGCCAAGG GCTCCAAAGCCCCCCCTCCCTCGGCCCCTGAGGACCCCCACCTCTGTTATGCCGCCTTGACCTTGTCCGAAGCCGGAAGGCAGGGGGAGGTGCGCCCCCCGCCCTCGGAGACAATGTACGCCGCCATCCGGACCTGA
- the VGF gene encoding LOW QUALITY PROTEIN: neurosecretory protein VGF (The sequence of the model RefSeq protein was modified relative to this genomic sequence to represent the inferred CDS: deleted 2 bases in 1 codon), producing MNIDVNGAPHVVPGGATKGAAPPLPATTATLSKVLNAGAEAKKEGRRKERERPGTGRKSPPFPRSALTKSTLPPEEERSRTPGAPPPRSSAMPSAAPPPLPGQLPLRRAAFLLSLCLLTQGPFRPAHAAASSSSSSSASLPRSGGAPPGGGSEGEEEDLFRDVEPEALAAALLQALRGRGGAETRAQESGRSEELPEKDSEAEAEEERVGKLLKELRRFGPAKAEEEKKEEEKEEEKEREKEEEDVLAALDSFRPLRSGGASKRRAPLLSPSGGLPASSSSASSSSSSAGEAWSGARQLRQQQHLEHQLLQRRYQELAESRRQAEEARRAAAEEERLADMASDLLLQYLLKDGQEEEEEDEEEEEEEGAGPAGRRGGPLLFEDEEEEEGGNVAEDKRSNEIPEEEEEEEEEEELDPRTIDRLIELSSQLHLPADDVVDLINEVEEKKRKKDAPPGPLAPLPKAGPAPAPREAPPQGRAGPPPPSPSGRTSPSGPLPAKEEEAEAPDQEEEEDAWNEVLPKKGAYAPPQWPPRKISNAIRPWDFRPAPPAAPPRFFRAPPPPRPPKSRDLELENYLDSVLGKRPRVFQ from the exons ATGAACATTGACGTCAATGGAGCCCCCCACGTGGTCCCGGGCGGCGCTACAAAAGGGGCCGCCCCGCCACTGCCGGCGACGACGGCgacgctctccaaggtgctgaacgcCGGCGCCGaagccaagaaggaaggaaggaggaaggagagagagagaccggGGACAGGAAGGAAGAGCCCCCCCTTCCCACGCTCCGCCCTTACTAAATCCACACTCCCGCCGGAGGAAGAGAGGAGCCG gACCCCGGGGGCGCCTCCCCCCCGTTCTTCCGCCATGCCAAGTGCCGCCCCTCCCCCTCTTCCGGGCCAGCTTCCGCTCCGCCGGGCGGCCTTCCTGCTCTCGCTCTGCCTCCTGACTCAGGGCCCCTTCCGCCCCGCCcacgccgccgcctcctcctcctcctcgtcttccgcCTCTCTTCCGCGCTCGGGCGGCGCTCCTCCCGGCGGCGGCagtgaaggggaagaggaggatctCTTCCGGGACGTGGAGCCGGAAGCGCTGGCGGCGGCGCTGCTGCAGGCGCTGAGGGGGCGAGGAGGCGCGGAGACCCGGGCCCAGGAGAGCGGGCGCTCCGAGGAGTTGCCGGAGAAGGACTCGGAAGCGGAAGCTGAAGAGGAGCGGGTGGGGAAGCTGCTGAAGGAGCTGCGGCGCTTCGGTCCCGCAAAggcggaagaggagaagaaggaggaggaaaaggaggaggaaaaggaaagggagaaggaggaggaggacgtcttGGCGGCGCTGGACTCCTTCCGCCCTCTCCGCTCGGGCGGGGCCTCCAAGCGCCGCGCGCCGCTGCTCTCTCCCTCGGGGGGACTTCCGGCTTCTTCCTCTTCggcttcctcttcctcatcttcgGCGGGGGAGGCGTGGTCGGGGGCGCGGCAGCTGCGCCAACAGCAACACCTGGAGCACCAGCTCCTCCAGCGCCGCTACCAAGAGTTGGCCGAGAGCCGGCGTCAGGCGGAGGAGGCGCGGAGGGCGGCGGCGGAAGAGGAGCGCCTCGCCGACATGGCTTCCGACCTCCTCCTCCAGTACCTGCTCAAGGACgggcaggaagaggaagaggaagacgaggaggaggaagaggaagagggcgcCGGGCCGGCCGGGAGGAGAGGGGGCCCGCTGCTCTTCGaggacgaggaagaggaggaagggggcaaCGTGGCCGAGGACAAGCGCTCCAACGAGATcccggaagaggaagaggaagaagaggaggaagaggagctggACCCGCGCACCATCGACCGTCTGATCGAGCTCTCCTCGCAGCTGCACCTTCCGGCCGACGACGTGGTGGACCTCATCAACGAGGTGGAGGAGAAGAAGCGGAAGAAGGACGCCCCGCCCGGCCCA CTGGCCCCCCTCCCCAAGGCTGGCCCCGCCCCCGCCCCGAGGGAAGCCCCGCCCCAAGGCCGAGCCGGGCCCCCGCCCCCTTCTCCTTCTGGAAGAACAAGCCCCAGCGGCCCCCTCCCCGCCAAGGAAGAGGAAGCGGAAGCGCCCgaccaggaggaagaggaggatgccTGGAACGAGGTCCTGCCCAAGAAAGGCGCCTACGCCCCCCCGCAGTGGCCCCCCCGCAAGATCTCCAACGCCATCCGCCCCTGGGACTTCCGGCCCGCCCCCCCGGCCGCGCCCCCGCGCTTCTTCCGCGCCccgcccccgccccgcccccccaaGAGCCGCGACCTGGAACTGGAGAACTACCTGGACAGCGTGCTGGGGAAGCGCCCCCGGGTGTTCCAGTga